In Candidatus Nomurabacteria bacterium, the DNA window CGACTATAGAAAACGCCAAAGCTTTTCTACAAATCCAAAAAGAGTTTGGCAGCGCGGCAGATTATTTCTGGGCTTTTACTTCGAAAAAAGTTATTTTCAATAACTTCAAAGATATAAAATCTATTCCTTCAAAAACCGCTATTTCCGAAAAAATGTCAAAAGACCTTAAAAAAAGAGGGTTTAAATTTACTGGCCCAGTCATGTGTTATGCCTTTATGCAGGGTATTGGGATAGTGCATGACCATACAAAAGATTGTTTTTTGTACAAAAACCTGAAAAATTGATAAAATTATAGTATGGAAAACGAACTAAATATAACCAGTATATTCAAGGAGTCATGGGCTCTATTTAAAAGTAACTTTAAAAAGTACATAACTATCAGCATATTTGTCGGAATAGTTTACTTTGCTGTTTCTGCACTCCAAGAAGGATTCCAAAGAGATGGTGGAATATTGTTTTTTATCTACACACTTTGTGCGATAATCGTTCAACTTTATCTAACAGCGTCATTTATCAGGATTAGTCTCCGAGTTGTAGATGGCAAAGAATACAAGTTTTCTGATATATATGATAGTTCTATCAATGAAATAATTTGGAAGTATCTTGGCGCTGCTATTGTTATAGGACTTTTAGTTGCCGTGCCTTTTGCTATCGCATTT includes these proteins:
- a CDS encoding DNA-3-methyladenine glycosylase I gives rise to the protein MKNRCAWANGDDILMKEYHDKVWGRPKKNDIDIFEAIVLDTNQAGLSWSCILNKRDNFAKAFCNFDPRKISKMGESDIKKLMKNSGIIRHEGKIRATIENAKAFLQIQKEFGSAADYFWAFTSKKVIFNNFKDIKSIPSKTAISEKMSKDLKKRGFKFTGPVMCYAFMQGIGIVHDHTKDCFLYKNLKN